From a single Candidatus Neomarinimicrobiota bacterium genomic region:
- a CDS encoding DMT family transporter — protein sequence MKNKSYIIPVLYLVLILIWGSTWIAIKVSVGDTPFLMASIRFFIAGIVLVFYQKLHKKAVLPQREHLYLILSLGLGNFFIGYGLTYWGMQYVNSNITSILWATLPVMIALFAHGMLKNEKITASSIFSLVGSIIGTLFIFDLRGASFDPQVATGMLIILVSIFAAAYPNVLYKRDGANLDPVAANASAMLIGATLLLITGLVTESWSNVEFNTLTIAATAYLAIFGSAIGFTMYFWLVNRVTIVKMSYTTFLIPILASIWGWVLLGEALSSSALLGAVIIILSVSLPELLRSRFFISNGE from the coding sequence GTGAAAAATAAGTCTTACATAATACCTGTATTATATCTGGTTTTAATCCTGATTTGGGGGAGTACCTGGATTGCCATTAAAGTGAGTGTTGGGGATACACCATTTCTTATGGCTTCAATCCGTTTTTTTATTGCAGGGATTGTCCTTGTCTTCTATCAAAAATTGCACAAAAAAGCCGTCCTCCCTCAACGGGAACATCTTTACCTCATCCTGTCTTTGGGTTTGGGGAATTTCTTTATTGGTTATGGACTCACCTATTGGGGAATGCAATACGTAAACAGCAATATTACATCCATACTCTGGGCGACCCTACCGGTCATGATTGCTCTATTCGCCCATGGAATGCTAAAAAATGAAAAAATTACTGCCTCAAGCATATTCAGTCTGGTAGGATCAATAATTGGCACCCTCTTCATCTTTGATCTAAGGGGAGCATCTTTCGATCCACAGGTAGCTACAGGGATGCTCATTATCCTGGTGTCAATCTTTGCCGCAGCCTATCCCAATGTGCTTTATAAACGAGATGGAGCGAATCTGGATCCGGTTGCAGCCAATGCTTCAGCCATGCTGATCGGAGCAACATTATTGTTAATCACCGGATTAGTGACCGAATCCTGGAGCAATGTGGAGTTTAATACGCTAACAATTGCAGCCACTGCTTACCTCGCGATTTTTGGTTCAGCCATCGGGTTCACCATGTATTTTTGGTTGGTTAATCGTGTTACCATTGTGAAAATGAGTTATACGACATTTCTCATTCCTATTTTAGCCAGTATCTGGGGTTGGGTATTATTAGGTGAAGCATTAAGCAGCTCAGCCTTGTTGGGTGCCGTGATCATTATTTTATCTGTTTCCTTGCCAGAATTATTACGCTCTAGGTTTTTCATTTCCAATGGAGAGTGA